In one Aromatoleum aromaticum EbN1 genomic region, the following are encoded:
- the hflC gene encoding protease modulator HflC codes for MRDKMSLVAGALLFIGVLASMTLFTVDQRQFAVVFQLGEVKEVIDKPGLNFKWPMIQNVRFFDRRILTMDTPEPERFITAEKKNVLVDHFVKWRIIDPKLYYVSVAGDEARARIRLLQTVNSGLREEFGRRTVHDVVSGARDQIMEDMRTRADEDARKIGVQILDVRLKRVDLPLEVSESVYRRMEAERKRVANELRSEGGAIAEKIRADADRQREVIIAEAYRDAQQAKGAGDAKATGIYGEAYGRNPEFYSFYRSLEAYRQAFDSKNDLLVVDPSSEFFRFMKDSDGGGKN; via the coding sequence ATGCGTGACAAGATGTCGCTCGTTGCGGGCGCGCTGCTGTTTATCGGCGTCCTTGCGTCAATGACGCTATTTACCGTCGATCAGCGTCAGTTCGCCGTCGTATTCCAGCTCGGGGAGGTCAAGGAAGTCATCGACAAGCCGGGCCTGAACTTCAAGTGGCCGATGATCCAGAACGTGCGCTTTTTCGACCGCCGCATCCTGACGATGGATACGCCGGAGCCGGAGCGCTTCATCACCGCGGAGAAGAAGAACGTCCTCGTCGACCATTTCGTCAAGTGGCGGATCATCGACCCGAAGCTGTATTACGTCTCGGTGGCCGGGGACGAGGCGCGCGCGCGCATCCGCCTGCTGCAGACGGTCAATTCGGGCCTGCGCGAGGAATTCGGCCGGCGCACCGTGCATGACGTGGTGTCCGGCGCACGCGACCAGATCATGGAAGACATGCGTACGCGTGCCGACGAGGACGCGCGCAAGATCGGCGTCCAGATCCTCGATGTGCGGCTCAAGCGGGTCGATCTGCCGCTCGAAGTGTCGGAGTCGGTCTATCGCCGCATGGAGGCGGAGCGCAAGCGCGTCGCCAACGAGCTGCGCTCCGAAGGTGGTGCGATTGCGGAGAAGATACGTGCCGATGCGGATCGTCAGCGCGAAGTCATCATCGCCGAGGCCTACCGCGACGCGCAGCAGGCCAAAGGTGCTGGCGACGCCAAGGCGACCGGCATCTACGGCGAAGCGTATGGCCGGAATCCGGAGTTCTACTCGTTCTACCGCAGCCTCGAGGCCTACCGCCAGGCTTTCGACAGCAAGAACGACCTGCTGGTCGTAGACCCGAGTTCGGAGTT
- the hflK gene encoding FtsH protease activity modulator HflK — translation MSLNDPRWGNQGNDDGKRGDGNRGGNQGPPDLEDIWRDFNQRLSSMFGGKRGGRNGGSGGGGGGPQMPQISFRQFGGGIGALLALIFIVWLASGFYIVDANQRGVVLRFGNFVQTTDPGLRWRLPYPIESNEIVDLTGVRTVEVGYRGTERNKVLRESLMLTDDENIINIQFAVQYVLSSPENYLFNNRFPDESVIQAAESAMREIVGRSKMDFVLYEGREQIAASAHELIQKILDRYETGIQVSRVTMQNAQPPEQVQAAFDDAVKAGQDRERARNEGEAYANDVIPRARGTASRLIEEANAYRERVVANAEGEASRFTQVLEEYRRAPEVTRERMYLDTMQHVMSNSSKVMVDAKGNGNLLLMPLDKLLQGVGTAQAQEPVTSSPPPPAAPVPTPRADSSFDARSRDVLRDRERGER, via the coding sequence ATGTCACTCAATGACCCTCGCTGGGGCAACCAGGGGAATGACGACGGCAAGCGCGGCGACGGAAATCGCGGCGGGAACCAGGGTCCCCCGGATCTCGAAGACATCTGGCGTGATTTCAACCAGCGGCTGTCGAGCATGTTCGGTGGCAAGCGCGGCGGACGCAACGGCGGCAGCGGTGGAGGCGGCGGCGGACCGCAGATGCCGCAGATTTCTTTCCGCCAGTTCGGCGGCGGAATCGGCGCGCTGCTGGCGCTGATTTTCATCGTCTGGCTCGCGAGCGGTTTCTACATTGTCGACGCGAACCAGCGCGGCGTCGTGCTGCGCTTCGGCAACTTCGTGCAGACCACCGATCCCGGCCTGCGCTGGCGCCTGCCTTATCCGATCGAGAGCAATGAGATCGTCGATCTGACCGGGGTGCGGACCGTCGAGGTCGGCTATCGCGGCACCGAGCGCAACAAGGTGCTGCGCGAGTCGCTGATGCTGACCGATGACGAAAACATCATCAATATCCAGTTCGCGGTCCAGTACGTGCTGAGCAGCCCGGAGAATTACCTGTTCAACAACCGCTTTCCGGACGAGTCGGTGATCCAGGCCGCCGAATCGGCAATGCGCGAGATCGTCGGCAGAAGCAAGATGGACTTCGTGTTGTATGAAGGACGCGAGCAGATCGCGGCGAGCGCCCACGAACTGATCCAGAAAATTCTGGATCGTTACGAAACGGGCATCCAGGTGAGTCGCGTGACGATGCAGAATGCGCAGCCGCCGGAGCAGGTTCAGGCAGCCTTCGACGATGCGGTGAAAGCGGGTCAGGATCGCGAGCGCGCGCGCAACGAGGGCGAGGCCTACGCGAACGACGTGATACCGCGCGCCCGCGGAACGGCATCCCGTCTTATCGAGGAGGCGAACGCCTATCGGGAGCGGGTAGTCGCGAATGCCGAGGGCGAGGCGAGTCGCTTCACCCAGGTGCTCGAGGAATACCGGCGCGCACCTGAGGTGACGCGCGAGCGGATGTATCTGGACACGATGCAGCACGTGATGTCGAATTCCAGCAAGGTGATGGTGGATGCGAAGGGCAACGGGAATCTGCTCCTGATGCCGCTCGACAAGCTGCTGCAGGGCGTCGGAACGGCGCAGGCGCAGGAGCCGGTGACTTCGTCGCCTCCGCCCCCGGCCGCACCCGTCCCGACCCCGCGGGCCGACAGTTCCTTCGATGCCCGCAGCCGCGATGTGTTGCGTGACCGTGAGCGGGGAGAGCGTTGA